One segment of Verrucomicrobiia bacterium DNA contains the following:
- a CDS encoding LutB/LldF family L-lactate oxidation iron-sulfur protein, translating to MTAALDQFKHDAAEKTADLRHRAVIQKAIATYDVAVARGRLRFADWQNARSHAAAIKWETINHLNRYLEQFERNVLANGGHVFWAETAEDARAHILQLARQHGVGKVVKSKSMTTEEIHLNDALEAAGIHTVETDLGEYICQIRGEPPYHIVTPVMHLTKADIARTFQEKLGTPLTDSAEELTMVARARLRQEFLTADMGITGANFAVADTGMVAITENEGNARLSFSLPRVHVAVVGIEKLIPRFEDLALFWPLLSASGTGQTITAYSSLIGGPRQERETDGPREFHVILLDNGRTRLLADAEQRDALHCIRCGACLNVCPIYKNVGGHAYGTTYQGPIGSVITPHLRDAQEWSHLPYASSLCGACTDVCPVRIDLHHHLLHNRRNAIQSKFDSPIQRLLFRMWLATMQSPTAYAIASRFVNLALRLGLAQPFLKPWTATREFPTPSKQSFKDYWRQHGRRS from the coding sequence ATGACGGCGGCACTCGATCAATTCAAACACGATGCGGCGGAAAAAACCGCCGACCTCCGCCATCGTGCCGTCATCCAGAAAGCCATTGCCACGTACGACGTGGCGGTCGCGCGTGGTCGACTGCGCTTCGCCGACTGGCAAAACGCCCGCTCCCACGCCGCGGCCATCAAATGGGAGACGATCAATCACCTCAACCGGTACCTGGAGCAGTTTGAGCGTAACGTGCTCGCCAACGGTGGTCATGTGTTCTGGGCGGAGACAGCCGAGGACGCGCGCGCGCATATCCTCCAACTGGCCCGGCAGCATGGCGTAGGGAAAGTTGTCAAATCCAAGTCGATGACGACCGAAGAGATCCATCTCAACGACGCGCTCGAAGCGGCTGGGATTCACACGGTCGAGACCGACCTCGGCGAGTACATTTGCCAGATTCGCGGCGAACCTCCCTACCACATCGTCACGCCCGTCATGCACCTGACCAAGGCCGACATTGCACGCACATTCCAGGAAAAACTGGGTACGCCGCTGACTGATAGCGCCGAGGAACTCACAATGGTCGCCCGCGCTCGGCTACGGCAGGAGTTCCTGACCGCCGATATGGGGATCACGGGCGCGAATTTCGCGGTCGCCGACACCGGAATGGTGGCGATCACCGAGAATGAGGGCAACGCGCGCCTCAGCTTCTCCCTGCCGCGTGTGCATGTGGCAGTCGTTGGTATCGAGAAACTCATTCCCCGTTTCGAAGACCTCGCCCTGTTCTGGCCGTTGCTGTCCGCCAGCGGTACCGGCCAGACCATCACGGCGTACAGCTCGTTGATCGGCGGTCCACGACAGGAGCGCGAAACCGACGGCCCGCGGGAATTCCACGTGATCCTCCTCGACAACGGTCGGACGCGCCTGCTCGCCGACGCCGAGCAACGCGATGCCCTGCACTGTATTCGCTGCGGCGCGTGTCTCAACGTCTGCCCCATTTACAAGAATGTTGGCGGCCATGCATACGGTACGACCTATCAAGGCCCCATCGGCTCCGTCATAACGCCACATTTGCGTGACGCCCAAGAGTGGTCGCACCTGCCCTACGCCAGTTCCCTTTGCGGTGCCTGCACGGATGTTTGCCCGGTACGGATCGATTTGCATCACCACTTGCTCCACAACCGCCGCAATGCCATCCAAAGCAAATTCGATAGCCCAATTCAGCGTTTGCTGTTCCGCATGTGGCTCGCTACAATGCAATCGCCCACGGCCTATGCAATCGCCAGCCGCTTCGTGAACCTTGCGCTGCGATTGGGCCTCGCCCAACCGTTCTTGAAACCATGGACAGCGACCCGTGAGTTTCCCACGCCGTCGAAACAAAGCTTTAAGGACTACTGGAGGCAGCATGGACGTCGCTCGTGA
- a CDS encoding (Fe-S)-binding protein: MRVALFIPCFIDQLFPNVGIAMVTVLRRLNVDVYYPEEQTCCGQPAFNTGYWDEARTLAARYCEIFAGADAIVSPSASCTAMVRNFYPELLGKATQTTAHTYEFAEFLVKQLGVTNVGAKFPARVTYHDACHALRELRLKDEPRQLLRNVKGVELIEMDQAETCCGFGGTFSVKFPMISYAMDEVKVTSIQKTGAQYVVSTDSSCLMQIDGYLRRQNLPIKTISLAEVLAST, translated from the coding sequence ATGCGCGTGGCGTTATTCATCCCCTGTTTCATCGACCAGCTCTTTCCGAATGTGGGCATCGCGATGGTCACCGTGTTGCGACGGCTGAACGTGGACGTCTATTACCCCGAGGAACAAACCTGCTGCGGTCAGCCGGCTTTCAACACGGGATATTGGGACGAAGCCCGCACCCTGGCCGCGCGCTACTGCGAAATCTTTGCTGGGGCTGATGCTATTGTCAGCCCGTCCGCCTCATGCACAGCGATGGTGCGCAACTTCTATCCCGAACTTCTCGGCAAGGCTACACAGACGACCGCGCACACTTACGAGTTCGCGGAATTCCTCGTGAAACAGCTCGGTGTGACGAACGTCGGCGCGAAGTTCCCCGCGCGCGTCACGTACCATGATGCCTGCCATGCGCTACGCGAGCTCCGCCTCAAGGACGAACCCCGCCAACTGTTGCGCAACGTGAAAGGTGTCGAGTTGATCGAGATGGACCAAGCGGAGACGTGCTGCGGGTTTGGTGGCACCTTTTCCGTGAAGTTCCCGATGATTTCGTACGCCATGGATGAAGTGAAAGTCACCTCGATCCAGAAAACCGGCGCACAATACGTTGTCTCCACCGATTCGAGTTGCCTGATGCAAATCGATGGGTACCTGCGCCGCCAGAATCTGCCGATCAAAACAATCTCTCTCGCGGAAGTGCTGGCCTCGACATGA
- a CDS encoding SDR family oxidoreductase: MTNLFDLSDDVAVVIGATGVLGGAIAEGLAASGSKVAIIGRNTERGEARVATIKKAGGTAAFFSADALKREDLHIAHEKIGHALGAPTILVNAAGGNDPKATVTAEQKFENIPVANWASVFDLNLVGGVFLPCQEFGAAMAQRGHGSIINIASVSAHLPLSRVVAYSAAKAAVVNLTQFLAREWARNGVRVNSITPGFFPAEQNRALLFNKDGTPTPRAQSILGHTPLGRFGDAGELVGVAVFLASEKASSFVTGADIRVDGGFLAQTI, encoded by the coding sequence ATGACAAACCTTTTTGACCTTTCCGATGACGTGGCGGTAGTGATCGGTGCGACCGGTGTGCTGGGTGGCGCAATTGCCGAAGGCCTGGCCGCTTCCGGCTCTAAAGTCGCGATCATCGGACGCAATACCGAGCGTGGCGAGGCCCGCGTCGCCACTATCAAGAAAGCGGGTGGGACTGCCGCCTTTTTTTCAGCCGATGCACTAAAACGCGAGGACCTGCACATCGCTCACGAGAAGATCGGCCACGCACTGGGCGCGCCGACAATCTTGGTCAATGCCGCGGGCGGCAACGATCCCAAGGCGACCGTCACCGCCGAACAAAAATTCGAAAACATCCCCGTCGCGAACTGGGCCAGCGTGTTCGACCTGAATCTTGTCGGTGGGGTGTTTCTACCGTGTCAGGAGTTTGGCGCGGCGATGGCGCAACGTGGACACGGATCCATCATCAATATTGCCAGCGTGTCCGCCCATTTGCCGCTCTCGCGGGTGGTGGCGTATTCGGCGGCAAAGGCGGCGGTGGTGAATCTCACGCAATTCCTGGCGCGCGAATGGGCACGGAACGGCGTGCGCGTGAATTCGATTACCCCCGGCTTCTTCCCGGCGGAGCAGAATCGCGCGTTACTATTCAACAAAGATGGCACCCCGACCCCGCGCGCGCAATCGATTCTCGGCCATACGCCGCTTGGCCGGTTCGGTGACGCTGGGGAGTTGGTCGGAGTAGCAGTTTTCCTCGCGAGCGAGAAAGCTAGCAGTTTTGTCACGGGCGCTGATATCCGCGTTGACGGCGGGTTCCTGGCTCAAACAATATAG
- a CDS encoding phosphoglycerate dehydrogenase codes for MKRILLTTTSFQDTPGEHHQMLEEEGFEIVRERGPLPESRMLELVAKGDFDGWLIGDDAITRAVIQKSLPRLQVISKYGIGLDKVDVKSATEFKLPVTFCPGVNHTTVAEHVFGLMLAIYRDIVPQCNYVKSGNWKRLTGHELFGKTIGVIGLGRIGKEVSSRARAFGMNVIAFDLYWDDKFAQQYNIQRAGSIEDVLKASDIVTLHTNLTDETRHLMNTKRLAMMKKGSVLINTARGELVETNDIVAALKSGQLLGYGADVLESEPPPKDHPLFACPNAVLTPHIGSRTYESVARQAKMAAQNLINVLNGQPAIAQANKL; via the coding sequence ATGAAACGTATTTTATTAACGACAACTTCATTCCAGGACACACCGGGAGAGCATCACCAGATGCTTGAGGAGGAGGGCTTCGAGATCGTTCGCGAGCGGGGACCGTTACCGGAATCGCGGATGCTCGAACTCGTGGCCAAGGGTGATTTCGACGGCTGGCTGATTGGCGACGACGCGATCACACGGGCCGTCATCCAAAAATCGTTGCCACGTCTCCAGGTGATCAGCAAATACGGCATCGGCCTCGACAAGGTGGACGTGAAATCCGCGACGGAGTTCAAGCTGCCCGTTACATTCTGTCCGGGCGTCAACCATACGACCGTCGCCGAACACGTCTTTGGCCTCATGCTGGCGATCTACCGCGACATCGTGCCGCAGTGCAACTATGTAAAGTCGGGGAATTGGAAGCGTCTCACGGGACACGAATTGTTTGGCAAGACGATTGGTGTCATCGGTCTTGGGCGTATCGGCAAGGAAGTGTCGAGCCGCGCACGTGCGTTCGGCATGAACGTGATCGCCTTCGACCTTTACTGGGATGACAAGTTTGCCCAACAGTATAACATCCAGCGCGCTGGCTCCATCGAGGATGTGCTGAAAGCCTCCGACATCGTGACCCTGCACACAAACCTCACAGACGAGACCCGGCATTTGATGAATACGAAGCGCCTGGCGATGATGAAGAAAGGCTCCGTGCTGATCAATACCGCACGCGGTGAATTGGTCGAGACCAACGACATTGTCGCGGCACTCAAGAGCGGCCAGTTGCTCGGTTATGGCGCCGACGTGCTCGAATCCGAACCGCCGCCCAAGGATCATCCGCTGTTCGCGTGTCCGAACGCTGTGCTCACGCCGCACATTGGCAGCCGCACGTATGAGAGTGTCGCGCGCCAGGCAAAGATGGCGGCGCAGAATCTGATCAATGTTTTGAACGGCCAGCCGGCGATCGCGCAGGCCAACAAACTTTAG
- the gnd gene encoding decarboxylating NADP(+)-dependent phosphogluconate dehydrogenase: MPEQADIGLIGLAVMGENIVLNMASKGFTVACYNRTVEKVDAFVAGRAKGQPIIGCHSIEELTANLKHPRKVMMLVKAGKAVDDLIEQLLPHLEAGDIIIDGGNSHFTDTIRRCQYVESKGLLYVGTGVSGGEEGALNGPSLMPGGSPAAWPHIKGIFQKICAKTPEGEPCCDWVGENGAGHFVKMVHNGIEYGDMQLISETYDLMKRGLGLTNEEMHKIFVEWNKGVLDSYLIEITSNILAYKDETGQAVVDVILDAAGQKGTGKWTVISALDEGMPLTLIGEAVFARCLSAVKEERVEASKQIKGRVSTFKGDKTKLVNDLGAALYAAKIVSYAQGYQLMRAAAKTYKWNLNYGGVALMWRGGCIIRSAFLGDIKKAFVRKPDLVNLLLDKFFKSAVGKRQTAWRRVLVQATKLGIPAPCLGSALAYFDGYRSERLPANLLQAQRDFFGAHTYERLDKPRGEFLHTNWTGHGGTTTSRSYNA; encoded by the coding sequence ATGCCAGAACAAGCTGACATCGGTCTTATCGGTCTCGCCGTCATGGGCGAGAACATCGTCCTCAACATGGCGAGCAAAGGATTCACGGTCGCCTGCTACAACCGCACCGTGGAAAAGGTGGATGCATTCGTCGCGGGTCGCGCGAAGGGCCAGCCGATCATCGGCTGCCACAGCATCGAGGAGCTGACAGCCAACTTGAAACATCCGCGTAAGGTCATGATGCTTGTTAAGGCGGGCAAGGCGGTGGACGATCTTATTGAGCAATTGCTGCCGCACCTCGAAGCGGGGGACATTATCATTGACGGCGGCAACAGCCATTTCACCGACACGATTCGTCGCTGCCAGTACGTGGAGAGCAAGGGCCTCCTCTATGTCGGCACGGGCGTGTCAGGCGGTGAAGAGGGCGCGTTGAACGGGCCTTCACTGATGCCTGGCGGTAGTCCCGCCGCATGGCCGCATATCAAGGGCATCTTCCAGAAGATTTGCGCGAAGACTCCCGAAGGCGAACCATGCTGCGACTGGGTCGGCGAGAACGGTGCGGGCCATTTCGTCAAAATGGTCCACAACGGCATCGAGTACGGCGACATGCAGTTGATCTCCGAGACTTACGACCTGATGAAGCGCGGGCTGGGGTTGACCAATGAGGAGATGCACAAGATTTTCGTAGAGTGGAACAAGGGCGTACTCGACAGTTATCTCATCGAGATCACAAGCAACATCCTGGCGTACAAGGACGAAACTGGCCAGGCGGTAGTCGACGTGATCCTCGACGCGGCGGGCCAGAAGGGCACGGGCAAATGGACGGTCATTAGCGCGCTCGATGAAGGCATGCCACTGACGTTGATCGGCGAGGCGGTGTTCGCGCGTTGCCTGTCGGCCGTCAAGGAGGAACGGGTCGAAGCGTCGAAACAAATCAAGGGGCGCGTGTCGACGTTCAAGGGCGACAAGACGAAATTAGTCAACGACCTGGGCGCGGCACTCTACGCGGCAAAGATCGTCAGTTACGCGCAGGGCTACCAGCTCATGCGCGCCGCGGCGAAGACGTACAAGTGGAACCTGAATTACGGCGGCGTCGCCCTCATGTGGCGCGGCGGTTGTATCATCCGCTCTGCCTTTCTCGGCGACATCAAGAAGGCATTCGTTCGCAAGCCCGATCTCGTCAACCTCCTGCTGGACAAGTTTTTCAAGAGCGCCGTCGGCAAGCGACAGACCGCGTGGCGGCGCGTGTTGGTACAGGCCACGAAACTTGGAATCCCCGCACCGTGCCTCGGTTCCGCGTTGGCGTATTTCGACGGTTACCGTTCGGAGCGGCTGCCTGCGAACTTATTGCAGGCACAACGCGACTTCTTCGGGGCGCATACCTACGAGCGCTTGGACAAACCGCGGGGGGAGTTCTTGCACACCAACTGGACCGGACACGGAGGCACGACGACTTCGCGATCGTATAACGCGTAA
- a CDS encoding Ldh family oxidoreductase: MGETYYVVPEAVHNTLVEKAYRHRGYAADEAADAARFCASASTHGIRTHNGIKALHLDHLFGSGVGGCVPGAKIREIPSKFKAARIWDAQKKLGQPVAYRAMETCIKLADEFGVGIVSVDNAFHYLWGGGYVMDAAQKGYIAYTCCTSALAEVVPFGGKFPTLGTNPHSWAFPTTKAIGFPIVIDWATSTVAMGRVQQLKREGKPLPPNCAVDKDGNPTTDPDKAVALLPFGAHKGYGLGLIDELYGAFVGGSLPTIRGHYEMKDDEKHTPVFFFQCIHPDAMSGGAFAKGRNQADNVKAVIQDILGHGNEKCMLPGQPEAQAAELTKKHGGLLFSKAEVEAFNEIAEECGEKPWDMTSFRIVIV; the protein is encoded by the coding sequence ATGGGCGAAACTTATTACGTTGTTCCGGAGGCGGTTCACAATACGCTGGTCGAGAAAGCGTACCGCCATCGCGGGTATGCCGCGGATGAGGCGGCGGATGCAGCGCGTTTCTGTGCCTCGGCGTCCACGCACGGCATCCGCACGCACAACGGCATCAAGGCGCTGCACCTCGATCATCTGTTTGGCAGCGGCGTTGGCGGCTGCGTGCCCGGCGCGAAGATTCGTGAGATCCCGTCCAAGTTCAAGGCCGCACGCATCTGGGACGCGCAGAAGAAACTTGGCCAGCCTGTTGCCTATCGCGCGATGGAGACCTGTATAAAACTCGCGGACGAGTTCGGCGTCGGCATCGTTAGCGTCGACAACGCTTTTCATTACCTGTGGGGTGGCGGCTATGTGATGGACGCGGCGCAAAAGGGGTACATCGCGTACACCTGCTGCACATCGGCGCTCGCCGAAGTCGTACCGTTCGGCGGCAAATTCCCGACTCTCGGGACGAACCCGCATTCGTGGGCGTTCCCGACGACGAAAGCGATTGGGTTTCCCATCGTCATCGATTGGGCAACGTCGACCGTGGCGATGGGGCGCGTGCAACAGCTTAAACGCGAGGGTAAACCGCTCCCGCCCAACTGCGCCGTCGACAAGGATGGAAATCCGACCACCGATCCCGACAAGGCAGTCGCACTGCTGCCATTCGGCGCGCACAAAGGTTATGGCCTCGGTTTGATCGACGAATTGTACGGCGCATTCGTCGGTGGTTCGCTGCCGACCATTCGCGGGCACTATGAGATGAAGGACGACGAGAAGCACACCCCGGTGTTCTTCTTCCAATGCATTCATCCCGACGCGATGAGCGGCGGCGCATTCGCCAAGGGACGCAACCAGGCGGACAACGTCAAGGCCGTCATCCAGGACATCCTCGGGCACGGCAACGAGAAGTGCATGCTTCCCGGCCAGCCCGAAGCTCAAGCGGCCGAGTTGACGAAGAAGCACGGCGGCCTTCTCTTTTCCAAAGCCGAGGTGGAAGCATTCAATGAGATCGCGGAAGAGTGCGGCGAGAAACCGTGGGATATGACTTCGTTTAGGATTGTGATTGTTTGA
- a CDS encoding sugar kinase produces the protein MPLKLREKYAFDQLSLGEIMLRLDPGEGRIRTAREFKAWEGGGEYNVSRGLRKCFGLKTAVCTAFVDNEVGHLIEDFIMQGGVATDFILWKPDDGIGRSVRNGLNFTERGFGIRGAVGAPDRGHTAASQLKPGDFNWEKIFGELGVRWFHTGGIFAALSESTAAVTVEAVKAANKHGTIVSYDLNYRPSLWKSIGGQAKAREVNREIANYVDVMIGNEEDFTASLGFEVEGLDHDISKIETDAFKKMIEKAVGEFKNFKVAATTLRKVITATKNDWSAICWMDGKFYESRQYPTLEILDRVGGGDSFASGLIYGFLTTGDPQKAVDYGAAHGALAMTTPGDTSMATQKEVEKVMGGGSARVQR, from the coding sequence ATGCCACTGAAACTTCGTGAGAAATATGCTTTCGACCAACTTTCACTGGGGGAGATCATGCTGCGGCTGGACCCGGGCGAGGGACGCATCCGCACGGCGCGTGAGTTCAAGGCCTGGGAAGGTGGTGGTGAGTACAATGTCTCCCGCGGACTGCGCAAATGTTTTGGGCTGAAGACGGCGGTGTGCACGGCGTTCGTGGACAACGAAGTCGGTCATCTCATCGAGGACTTCATTATGCAGGGGGGAGTCGCGACGGACTTTATCCTCTGGAAGCCCGATGACGGCATTGGGCGGTCGGTCCGCAACGGGCTGAACTTTACCGAGCGCGGGTTCGGCATTCGCGGCGCGGTCGGCGCGCCGGATCGCGGTCACACGGCGGCGAGCCAGCTCAAGCCGGGCGATTTCAATTGGGAGAAGATCTTCGGCGAACTGGGCGTGCGGTGGTTTCATACGGGCGGTATTTTTGCCGCGTTGAGCGAATCCACCGCGGCGGTGACTGTTGAGGCGGTCAAGGCGGCCAACAAACACGGGACGATTGTGAGCTACGATCTGAATTACCGGCCCAGCTTGTGGAAGAGCATTGGCGGACAGGCCAAGGCCCGCGAAGTGAACCGCGAGATCGCCAATTATGTGGATGTGATGATCGGCAACGAGGAAGATTTCACCGCGTCTCTTGGTTTCGAGGTGGAAGGTCTCGACCACGATATCAGCAAGATTGAAACGGATGCCTTCAAGAAAATGATCGAGAAGGCGGTGGGTGAGTTCAAGAATTTCAAAGTGGCGGCCACGACGCTGCGCAAAGTCATCACCGCGACGAAGAACGATTGGAGTGCGATCTGCTGGATGGACGGCAAGTTTTACGAGAGCCGGCAGTATCCCACATTGGAAATCCTCGACCGGGTGGGCGGCGGAGACAGCTTTGCCAGCGGGTTGATCTACGGCTTCCTGACGACCGGCGACCCGCAAAAGGCCGTGGACTATGGCGCCGCGCATGGCGCGCTGGCGATGACTACACCGGGTGATACCTCCATGGCCACGCAGAAAGAAGTGGAAAAGGTCATGGGCGGTGGGAGCGCGCGGGTCCAGCGTTAA
- a CDS encoding FGGY-family carbohydrate kinase encodes MARLFLGLDSSTQSLSAVVIDYDTRRVVYDRSLNFDKTLPHYGTQNGTLRHDDPLVVHSPPLMWAEALDVLFPQMKQDGVPLGEILAVSGSGQQHGSVYLSNRAAVALAKLNPAKGLVENLRGIFSRASAPIWMDSSTNVECAEIREKLGGIKTTAQQTGSDTFERFTGPQIRKFYKTEPGNYARTSSIALVSSFMASLLAGKIAPIDHGDGAGMNLMDIHQKIWLPAALKATAPNLKSKLPPLAEPWNVIGTASPYFVKKYGLNPAAQALVWSGDNPCSAVGLGLIHEGKVAISLGTSYTYFGRMKRCRVDVRGEGSVFGAPTGDYLPLICFTNGSLARERIRDQYGLDWEGYDRLLLKTKPGNAGAIMLPWFEPEIVPRVSRPGVHRFDFDESNIAAQDCRAIVEAQMMSMRIHSAWMKINPTTIYATGGGSVDLPVLQIMADVFNCPVHRIEVAKSTALGAALRAAHGWLLHGGKKPKWQEVVSAFTDPIPNSEVRPIAKSVRIYDELVEKYTACERRVLNAGPARSHRP; translated from the coding sequence ATGGCCCGGCTCTTTCTTGGACTCGACTCGAGCACGCAAAGTCTTTCCGCAGTGGTAATCGATTACGACACGCGGCGTGTCGTTTATGACAGGTCGCTGAACTTCGACAAAACTCTGCCGCATTACGGCACCCAGAACGGTACACTGCGTCACGACGACCCGCTCGTTGTTCACAGTCCACCGTTAATGTGGGCCGAGGCGCTCGACGTGTTGTTCCCGCAGATGAAGCAGGACGGCGTGCCACTCGGCGAAATCCTTGCCGTCAGTGGAAGCGGACAGCAACACGGTTCGGTCTATCTCAGCAACCGTGCCGCTGTCGCACTGGCCAAACTTAATCCTGCAAAGGGTCTCGTAGAGAATTTGCGCGGCATCTTCTCGCGCGCCTCGGCGCCGATCTGGATGGATTCCTCCACGAACGTCGAGTGCGCGGAAATCCGCGAAAAACTCGGCGGGATCAAAACTACCGCCCAGCAAACCGGCTCGGACACATTCGAGCGGTTCACTGGGCCGCAGATTCGCAAGTTCTACAAGACCGAGCCGGGCAACTACGCGCGGACGTCAAGCATCGCATTGGTGAGTTCGTTTATGGCCTCGCTGCTCGCGGGTAAGATCGCTCCCATCGACCACGGCGATGGCGCGGGGATGAACTTGATGGACATCCACCAAAAAATTTGGCTACCCGCAGCGCTTAAAGCCACCGCGCCAAACTTGAAGTCCAAACTCCCGCCGCTCGCTGAACCGTGGAATGTCATCGGGACTGCCAGCCCTTATTTCGTAAAAAAGTACGGGCTCAATCCGGCTGCGCAAGCATTGGTCTGGTCGGGCGACAACCCCTGCAGCGCCGTCGGTCTTGGCCTCATCCACGAAGGCAAGGTCGCCATCAGTCTCGGCACGAGCTATACCTATTTCGGCCGGATGAAGCGGTGTCGCGTGGATGTGCGCGGGGAAGGCAGCGTATTCGGCGCACCGACGGGTGATTATCTCCCGTTGATCTGTTTCACGAACGGTTCGCTGGCTCGCGAGAGAATCCGCGATCAGTACGGACTCGATTGGGAAGGCTACGACCGATTGCTCCTCAAAACCAAGCCGGGCAACGCTGGCGCGATCATGTTGCCGTGGTTCGAACCGGAGATCGTTCCGCGCGTCAGCCGGCCCGGCGTCCACCGCTTCGACTTCGACGAAAGCAACATCGCCGCCCAGGACTGCCGCGCTATCGTGGAAGCCCAGATGATGTCCATGCGCATCCACTCCGCGTGGATGAAGATCAATCCAACAACCATCTACGCCACCGGCGGCGGCTCCGTGGATCTTCCCGTCCTGCAAATCATGGCCGACGTCTTCAACTGCCCCGTCCACCGCATCGAAGTCGCCAAAAGCACTGCCCTCGGGGCCGCGCTCCGCGCTGCCCATGGTTGGCTGTTACACGGCGGGAAGAAACCGAAATGGCAGGAAGTCGTCTCCGCCTTCACCGACCCCATCCCGAACAGCGAGGTAAGGCCCATCGCGAAGTCGGTCCGCATCTACGACGAATTGGTGGAAAAGTACACTGCCTGCGAGCGCCGCGTCCTTAACGCTGGACCCGCGCGCTCCCACCGCCCATGA
- a CDS encoding LacI family DNA-binding transcriptional regulator gives MAATFRVALREIAERTGISRMAVSLALRGKFGVSDATRKKVLKVAKELGYEPDPEVAKLLSHIRANKSVDTKACLALLTSGASPEDWKRYLTERKYVEGAQARAKEYGYHIEEFWMNEPGMTLSRLGNIIWSRGIEGVIIAPLQSKLSGKVMRSVRLDFNLFSAVEISETVEWPDLDRAVHDQYTSMLRALNELSSLNYKTIGLVLEEALDLRVNGKWTAAYLRYRNQWGAKRLPPPLILDFPRQPAFNRWFERYRPSAIISVDRFGLRLLVGRGLDVPGEVGYASLDVDGDANDYPDVSGIDQNSEIVGAAAVDMLVAAIHRGHRGIPSHPLRIEVEGSWKPGKSTAKRTNAAS, from the coding sequence ATGGCGGCAACATTCAGAGTGGCGCTTCGGGAAATCGCCGAAAGGACCGGCATCTCGCGCATGGCGGTCTCACTCGCGCTCCGGGGAAAATTCGGCGTCTCCGATGCGACTCGCAAGAAGGTCCTGAAGGTCGCCAAGGAACTCGGTTACGAGCCGGATCCTGAGGTTGCCAAGCTCCTCTCGCACATCCGCGCCAACAAGTCGGTCGATACGAAAGCGTGCCTGGCATTGTTGACTTCTGGAGCGTCGCCCGAAGATTGGAAACGCTACCTGACGGAGCGGAAATACGTGGAAGGCGCCCAGGCTCGCGCGAAGGAATACGGTTACCACATCGAAGAGTTTTGGATGAATGAGCCCGGCATGACGCTTTCCCGCCTCGGCAACATCATCTGGAGCCGGGGAATCGAAGGCGTTATCATCGCTCCGCTCCAAAGCAAGCTTTCGGGGAAAGTAATGCGTTCGGTCCGGCTCGATTTCAACTTGTTCTCCGCCGTGGAAATCAGCGAAACGGTCGAGTGGCCGGACTTGGACCGGGCGGTTCACGATCAGTACACCTCCATGCTGAGGGCACTCAATGAGCTTTCCAGCCTGAACTATAAAACCATCGGGCTGGTGCTCGAGGAAGCGTTGGATCTGCGCGTCAATGGCAAATGGACTGCGGCCTACCTGCGTTACCGAAATCAGTGGGGCGCCAAGCGGTTGCCTCCTCCGTTGATCCTCGACTTTCCAAGGCAACCGGCCTTTAATCGCTGGTTCGAGCGCTACCGCCCAAGCGCGATTATCAGTGTTGATCGCTTCGGGCTGCGTCTCCTTGTCGGACGAGGGCTGGATGTACCCGGGGAAGTCGGCTACGCGTCCCTGGATGTGGACGGTGATGCGAATGACTATCCGGACGTGAGCGGGATCGACCAAAACTCGGAGATTGTCGGCGCCGCGGCCGTCGATATGCTGGTGGCTGCCATTCATCGAGGCCACCGCGGGATTCCCTCCCATCCGCTGCGCATCGAGGTGGAAGGTTCCTGGAAACCGGGCAAGAGCACAGCCAAAAGAACCAACGCAGCGTCCTGA